In Carassius auratus strain Wakin unplaced genomic scaffold, ASM336829v1 scaf_tig00004433, whole genome shotgun sequence, a genomic segment contains:
- the ppp1r13ba gene encoding protein phosphatase 1, regulatory subunit 13Ba isoform X9: MEWNHVETVQEFTAEGQCSKIKVRSCRITWDSNQVGNPRVELTLSELQEMAMRQQQQIETQQQMLIAKLSTVRSEEQRLRYWKQQDPRQGQSVSESEKLQRLRERVESQEAKLKKVRAMRGQVDYSKLINGNLSAEIEHVSSLFQEKQAELQSAMLKVDHLTQQLDDLQRGRLNGLQPLGGPVTSNAALELRKLYQELQIRNKLNQEQNSKLQQHKDMLNKRNMEVTMMDKRIGDLRERLHKKKAELGRMSGPPSPQPTPGSSGRVAAVCPYIQVPVPGRKEGGYSLPPDPLKPQSLSTSATVNHARSKSEEERVRMPAGPWKVSDLDIIVDPLVPTSGPREGPEAPTDSDCTSTNDAVWPSFSNNRVPLKPPDWKDTSQAHTSKMGTSDKEAPKLLGTVTALSKQPPPIYGTYPSAGHHSTVCATSSLPRSAPGTLGWQRAPPASGSSSQQIQQRITVPPSPTPQSGSPLFHQGERTEPPLAVAVRPFIPDRGSRPQSPRKGPATMNSSSIYNMYLQQPTAKNYSISSRAAVKAVYGKPVLPGSTSPSPVPLYQHSTTDEVDREVAQESTPLPPPSVENIPRPLSPTKLTPVAHSPLRYQSDIDLELLRRKLANAPRPLKKRSSITEPEGPSGPNIQKLLYQRFNTLAGGIENGVGGTPFYQPDSPMNYMATTLGEVDTPNGNLMESSILAEPSAEPEIPIPPPTSSVSPTADDKENQLTHLSSDSGGAQSADTSDHSPKDNNKDNHNNNHTYFTDTQSSSVPEPHSPAEQDTTAHPATPPGVSTLKRTNLKKPGSERTGHGLRVKFNPLALLLDASLEGEFDLVQRIIYEVDNPSTPNDEGITPLHNAVCAGHHHIVKFLLDFGVNVNAADSDGWTPLHCAASCNNVHLCKLLVESGAAIFATTISDVETAADKCEEMEEGYVQCSQFLYGVQEKLGVMNKGTVYALWSYEAQSADELSFHEGDALTIMSRRDDSETEWWWARLNDKEGYVPRNLLGLYPRIKPRQRSLA, encoded by the exons ATGGAGTGGAACCATGTCGAGACTGTGCAGGAATTCACAGCTGAAGGACAATGCAGCAAAATTAAGGTCCGATCATGCAGAATAACCTGGGACTCTAACCAG gTGGGGAATCCGCGTGTGGAGCTAACTCTGTCAGAGCTGCAGGAGATGGCAATGCGACAGCAGCAGCAGATCGAAACTCAGCAGCAGATGCTGATAGCTAAG CTCTCCACTGTGCGTAGTGAg GAGCAACGATTGCGGTATTGGAAGCAGCAGGACCCCCGTCAGGGCCAGTCCGTGTCTGAGAGTGAGAAGCTCCAGAGGTTGAGGGAAAGAGTGGAAAGTCAAGAAGCCAAACTCAAGAAGGTCCGTGCCATGAGGGGCCAAGTGGACTACAGCAAACTCATCAATGGCAACCTGT ctgcagaaattgagcATGTTAGCAGCCTGTTCCAGGAAAAGCAGGCAGAGCTGCAGTCAGCCATGCTTAAGGTGGACCATCTCACACAGCAGCTAGACGATCTGCAACGGGGACGTCTCAATGGACTGCAGCCTCTGGGGGGACCGGTGACCAGTAATGCTGCCCTGGAACTACGCAAACTCTACCAGGAACTGCAG ATCCGGAACAAGCTAAATCAGGAACAGAACAGCAAGCTACAGCAACACAAGGATATGCTTAACAAGCGCAACATGGAGGTGACCATGATGGACAAGCGTATTGGGGACCTCAGAGAGCGTCTCCACAAGAAAAAAGCAGAG CTTGGCCGAATGAGTGGTCCTCCCTCCCCTCAGCCCACCCCAGGCAGTTCCGGGCGAGTGGCAGCAGTCTGTCCCTACATCCAGGTCCCGGTGCCCGGGCGAAAGGAAGGAGGCTACAGTTTACCGCCTGATCCCCTGAAGCCACAGTCTCTCTCCACCTCTGCTACAGTCAACCATGCTCGCTCCAAGTCAG AGGAAGAGAGGGTGAGGATGCCTGCAGGCCCATGGAAGGTCTCAGACTTAGACATCATAGTGGACCCTCTGGTGCCGACCTCAGGGCCTAGAGAGGGGCCAGAGGCCCCCACAGACTCCGACTGTACTTCTA CTAATGATGCAGTCTGGCCCTCGTTCAGCAATAATAGGGTTCCTCTAAAACCTCCAGACTGGAAGGACACAAGTCAAGCTCATACCAGCAAGATGGGTACCTCAGACAAG GAAGCCCCTAAGCTGTTAGGGACAGTAACAGCACTGTCTAAGCAGCCTCCACCCATCTATGGAACTTATCCCAGTGCAGGCCATCACTCCACAGTCTGTGCCACCAGCTCTTTGCCTCGCTCTGCTCCTGGCACATTAGGCTGGCAGAGAGCACCCCCTGCCTCTGGTTCTTCTTCACAGCAGATCCAGCAGCGGATAACAGTGCCTCCCAGTCCTACACCTCAATCGGGGTCACCCCTATTCCATCAGGGTGAAAGGACAGAGCCTCCTCTTGCTGTGGCAGTACGTCCCTTTATTCCGGACAGGGGGTCCCGGCCCCAGTCTCCAAGGAAGGGTCCTGCCACTATGAACTCCAGCTCAATCTACAATATGTACTTGCAGCAGCCAACAGCCAAAAACTACTCCATCAGCAGTAGAGCTGCAGTTAAAGCAG TATATGGAAAACCGGTCTTACCTGGTTCCACCTCTCCTTCTCCAGTTCCACTCTACCAACACTCCACCACAGATGAGGTTGACAGAGAGGTGGCCCAAGAAAGCACTCCCTTACCTCCACCCAGTGTGGAGAACATCCCTCGCCCTCTCAGTCCAACTAAACTGACCCCTGTGGCCCACTCCCCTCTCCGTTACCAAAGTGACATAGACCTGGAGTTGCTTAGAAGGAAATTAGCCAATGCTCCCCGACCTTTAAAGAAGAGAAGCTCCATCACAGAACCAGAAGGACCCAGTGGACCCAACATACAGAAGCTCTTATATCAGCGATTCAACACCCTTGCAGGAGGAATCGAGAATGGAGTTGGTGGTACACCCTTCTACCAGCCTGACAGTCCTATGAACTACATGGCCACAACCCTGGGCGAAGTGGACACTCCAAATGGGAACCTGATGGAATCAAGCATCTTAGCTGAACCTTCAGCAGAGCCAGAAATCCCAATCCCTCCTCCCACCTCATCCGTGTCACCAACAGCTGATGATAAGGAGAACCAGCTGACACATCTATCTAGTGACTCAGGGGGTGCCCAGTCTGCGGACACCTCAGACCATTCTCCTAAGGACAACAACAAGGACAATCATAACAACAaccacacatattttacagacacACAATCTAGCTCAGTACCAGAACCTCATTCCCCTGCAGAGCAGGACACTACAGCACACCCAGCCACTCCTCCTGGTGTATCTACG CTCAAGCGCACCAACTTGAAGAAGCCCGGCTCTGAGAGGACAGGTCATGGCTTGAGGGTTAAGTTCAATCCTCTTGCACTGCTTTTGGATGCATCTTTGGAGGGCGAGTTTGATTTGGTGCAAAGGATTATTTATGAG GTGGACAATCCTAGTACTCCAAATGATGAAGGTATCACGCCTCTCCATAATGCAGTATGTGCAGGTCACCACCATATTGTGAAATTCCTGCTGGATTTTGGGGTCAATGTCAACGCAGCAGATAGTGATGGATG GACGCCCCTGCACTGTGCAGCGTCATGCAACAATGTTCATCTTTGCAAGCTGCTGGTGGAGTCTGGAGCTGCCATTTTTGCCACTACTATCAGTGATGTGGAGACGGCAGCAGACAAGTGCGAAGAGATGGAGGAGGGTTATGTCCAGTGCTCTCAGTTTTTATATG GTGTGCAAGAGAAACTGGGTGTAATGAATAAAGGGACGGTGTATGCCCTGTGGAGCTATGAAGCTCAGAGTGCAGATGAGCTGTCTTTCCATGAGGGCGATGCTCTCACCATCATGAGCCGTAGAGATGACAGCGAGACAGAGTGGTGGTGGGCCAGACTTAATGACAAGGAGGGCTACGTACCACGCAACTTGTTAGGG CTGTACCCAAGGATCAAACCCAGGCAACGTTCCCTGGCATAG